One segment of Urocitellus parryii isolate mUroPar1 chromosome 5, mUroPar1.hap1, whole genome shotgun sequence DNA contains the following:
- the Fgfbp3 gene encoding fibroblast growth factor-binding protein 3, translating to MSPPRLQPSLSLLLLLLLGGCLHAAARRDKGAAGSVVKTSSGSMGGSSGRFMSPEQHVCSWQLLLPTPGATAGSELALHCQGPDGVRHQCAYRGEPERCAAYGARRSHYWKQVLGGLRKKRRPCHDPAPLQPRLCAGKKGHGAELRLVPGAYLPARPTAAGFPREPRLRVRSRGLPRQPAPDRAAAAPPPPNSLSKEKPSERKIRAGKRKGTSGSLEERPKGTGTGSEGLEENAQLTETYCAEKWHSLCNFFVNFWNG from the coding sequence ATGAGTCCTCCGAGACTACAACCGTCTCTCTCgttgctgctgctactgctgctgggCGGTTGCCTCCACGCTGCTGCCCGGAGGGACAAGGGGGCAGCTGGCAGCGTGGTGAAAACGTCCTCTGGCTCTATGGGTGGCTCTTCTGGTCGTTTCATGAGCCCGGAGCAGCACGTGTGCAGCTGGCAGCTCCTGCTGCCTACCCCAGGGGCCACTGCCGGCAGCGAATTGGCGCTGCACTGCCAAGGCCCGGACGGGGTGCGCCACCAGTGTGCCTACCGAGGAGAGCCAGAGCGCTGCGCAGCCTACGGGGCTCGCCGCTCCCACTACTGGAAGCAGGTGCTGGGCGGGCTACGCAAGAAACGGCGGCCCTGCCACGACCCTGCGCCGCTCCAGCCCCGTTTGTGCGCTGGCAAGAAGGGCCACGGCGCCGAGCTGCGCCTGGTGCCCGGCGCGTACCTCCCCGCCCGCCCCACCGCCGCGGGCTTCCCCCGGGAACCCAGGCTAAGGGTCAGGAGCCGGGGGCTGCCCCGGCAGCCTGCGCCCGACCGTGCGGCGGCGGCTCCACCTCCCCCGAACTCGCTGTCCAAGGAAAAGCCCTCCGAGAGGAAGATCAGAGCAGGCAAGAGGAAGGGGACCTCGGGCTCCTTGGAGGAGCGACCCAAGGGGACCGGGACCGGCTCCGAAGGGCTGGAGGAGAACGCACAGCTCACGGAGACCTATTGCGCTGAGAAGTGGCACTCCCTCTGCAACTTCTTTGTGAATTTCTGGAACGGCTGA